The following are from one region of the Dreissena polymorpha isolate Duluth1 chromosome 2, UMN_Dpol_1.0, whole genome shotgun sequence genome:
- the LOC127869882 gene encoding histone-lysine N-methyltransferase PRDM9-like, with the protein MGVIAETDVDYGRNFGPFPAVGHIPPTHFIGYLTSDEKRVTCDYKVDLNVSNLGSMWMAYAQPARTVDEQNTEAYMKDGHIFYRTLRIIRANEEILVWYSKDLALILGINFNMHQQKPDGGTLQCPDCGEKFRFMYSLMAHIRFRCTCSTGLYSISPQSKTKTPVRISRASHLGQEGVRQKVTENVHANRRAKRKLDLEESFNKDHNELSINVTSFESFEENNNISIKQQDSPVSKDRTFSVDIGSAFRKVEKQSISGTSSVDERSKTRADIKVNYDDFETEMQKGQEHLVKHLYSKTIIPPNSIAGRFIGGLGMMTNWLVPKSSNVQSYLDPRLFEEEMHMFSVYKPELFQRFPTQMQPIRPNHINIFPNGEMHSKHVIMDKLRKLQLPSVQTTNPMVEKLLQTTTTPAMLQRPIQQLNLAQNWCAKCNATFRMTSDLVYHMRSHHKREFDPIKRKREEKLQCDVCKETFKERHHLTRHMTSHS; encoded by the exons ATGGGAGTGATAGCGGAAACGGATGTCGACTACGGCAGGAATTTTGGGCCATTTCCGGCGGTCGGCCATATTCCGCCGACGCACTTTATTGGTTATCTGACGTCAGACGAGAAAAGAGTTACCTGCGATTATAAG GTGGATCTGAACGTAAGTAACCTGGGCAGCATGTGGATGGCGTACGCACAGCCGGCCAGAACGGTGGACGAACAGAACACAGAGGCGTACATGAAGGACGGACATATATTCTACAG AACACTCCGGATAATTCGAGCAAATGAAGAAATCCTTGTATGGTACAGTAAAGACTTGGCCCTGATCCTGGGCATCAATTTTAACATGCACCAGCAAAAACCAG ATGGGGGAACACTCCAGTGTCCTGACTGTGGAGAAAAGTTCCGCTTTATGTATTCGCTAATGGCCCATATCAGGTTCCGGTGTACGTGTTCCACGGGTTTGTACTCCATCAGTCCTCAATCAAAGACGAAGACCCCAGTCAGAATCAGCAGGGCGAGTCACTTGGGCCAGGAAGGCGTTAGACAAAAGGTTACAGAAAATGTTCATGCAAATCGCAGAGCTAAGCGTAAACTGGATTTGGAAGAATCCTTTAATAAAGATCATAATGAGCTTAGTATAAATGTTACATCATTCGAAAGTTTCgaagaaaacaataatatttccATCAAACAGCAAGACTCACCGGTTTCAAAAGATCGAACTTTTTCAGTGGATATTGGTAGTGCATTCAGGAAAGTTGAAAAGCAGTCGATTTCTGGAACCTCATCTGTAGACGAAAGGAGCAAAACTAGAGCTGACATAAAAGTAAACTACGATGATTTTGAGACGGAAATGCAAAAAGGCCAAGAGCACCTTGTAAAACACTTGTATAGCAAAACGATTATTCCACCGAATTCAATTGCAGGACGATTCATTGGTGGACTAGGAATGATGACAAACTGGCTGGTACCTAAATCATCAAATGTTCAGTCCTACCTCGATCCCAGGTTATTCGAAGAAGAAATGCACATGTTCTCTGTTTACAAACCAGAACTATTTCAAAGGTTTCCAACCCAAATGCAACCCATCAGACCAAACCATATTAACATTTTTCCAAATGGCGAAATGCATAGCAAACATGTTATTATGGACAAGTTACGGAAGTTGCAGCTTCCGAGCGTCCAGACGACCAACCCAATGGTTGAAAAACTGCTGCAGACGACAACTACACCGGCAATGCTGCAGCGGCCAATCCAACAGCTGAATCTAGCACAGAACTGGTGTGCAAAGTGCAACGCGACGTTCCGAATGACGAGCGACCTTGTGTATCACATGCGTTCCCATCACAAGCGCGAGTTCGACCCTATTAAGAGAAAACGCGAGGAGAAACTGCAATGTGACGTTTGTAAAGAGACATTCAAAGAACGCCACCACCTTACGCGTCATATGACGTCACATTCGTGA